The following proteins are encoded in a genomic region of Falsibacillus pallidus:
- a CDS encoding DUF2624 domain-containing protein, whose translation MKLLQNVVNHKINTVTPEELLKYAKQYNVQINQNQAEKIANHIRGKNINIFDDAQRSKLVRDVAKIAGPSVAKELNALFIQFTS comes from the coding sequence ATGAAATTGCTGCAAAATGTAGTGAATCACAAGATCAATACAGTTACGCCTGAAGAACTGCTGAAGTACGCTAAACAGTACAATGTCCAGATTAATCAAAATCAAGCTGAGAAAATTGCTAATCATATTAGGGGGAAAAATATTAACATTTTCGATGATGCCCAACGTTCCAAGCTGGTGAGGGATGTAGCCAAAATAGCAGGACCAAGCGTAGCAAAAGAGCTGAATGCCCTTTTTATTCAATTTACCTCTTAA